A stretch of Pseudomonas sp. LS.1a DNA encodes these proteins:
- the rpsP gene encoding 30S ribosomal protein S16: protein MVTIRLARGGSKKRPFYHLTVTNSRNARDGRFVERVGFFNPIAAGAEVKLSVNQERVNYWLSQGAQPSERVAQLLKDAAKAAA from the coding sequence ATGGTAACCATTCGTCTGGCCCGTGGCGGCTCGAAAAAGCGCCCATTCTACCACCTGACCGTGACCAACTCGCGTAACGCCCGTGACGGCCGTTTCGTTGAGCGCGTAGGTTTCTTCAACCCGATCGCTGCTGGCGCCGAAGTCAAGCTGTCGGTCAACCAAGAGCGCGTCAACTACTGGCTGAGCCAGGGTGCACAGCCGTCTGAGCGCGTTGCTCAGCTGCTGAAGGACGCTGCCAAGGCTGCTGCCTGA
- the rimM gene encoding ribosome maturation factor RimM (Essential for efficient processing of 16S rRNA), translating to MNATPEKADDLIVVGKIFSVHGVRGEVKVYSFTDPIENLLDYPRWTLRHEGKVKQVELVNGRGSQKGLVVKLKGLDDRDEARLLSGYEICIPRSLLPNLAADEYYWYQLVGLKVINQDEQLFGKVDHLLETGANDVMVVKPCAGSLDDRERLLPYTAQCVLDIDLEAGVMRVEWDADF from the coding sequence ATGAACGCGACGCCAGAAAAGGCTGACGACCTCATCGTCGTTGGCAAGATTTTTTCGGTTCACGGCGTTCGCGGCGAGGTGAAGGTGTATTCCTTTACCGATCCGATTGAAAACCTGTTGGATTATCCGCGCTGGACGCTTCGGCACGAAGGCAAGGTAAAGCAGGTCGAGCTGGTCAACGGTCGTGGCTCCCAGAAGGGCCTGGTCGTGAAGCTGAAAGGCCTCGATGATCGCGATGAAGCCCGTCTTCTGAGCGGTTACGAAATCTGCATACCGCGGAGCCTTTTGCCCAACCTGGCTGCTGACGAGTACTACTGGTACCAGTTGGTGGGCCTGAAGGTCATCAACCAGGACGAACAACTGTTCGGCAAGGTCGATCACCTGTTGGAGACCGGTGCGAACGATGTAATGGTGGTCAAGCCCTGCGCAGGCAGCCTGGATGATCGCGAGCGTCTGTTGCCCTATACGGCGCAATGCGTGCTCGACATCGACCTGGAAGCTGGCGTGATGCGGGTTGAATGGGACGCGGACTTCTAA
- the ffh gene encoding signal recognition particle protein, with the protein MFENLTDRLSQTLRHVTGKAKLTEDNIKDTLREVRMALLEADVALPVVKDFVNSVKDRAVGTEVSRSLTPGQAFVKIVQAELESLMGAANEDLALNAAPPAVVLMAGLQGAGKTTTAGKLARFLKERKKKSVMVVSADVYRPAAIKQLETLANDIGVTFFPSDISQKPVAIAEAAIREAKLKFIDVVIVDTAGRLHIDADMMDEIKALHAAVKPIETLFVVDAMTGQDAANTAKAFGEALPLTGVVLTKVDGDARGGAALSVRAITGKPIKFIGMGEKTEALEPFHPDRVASRILGMGDVLSLIEQAEQNIDKAKADKLAKKLKKGKGFDLEDFRDQLQQMKNMGGLGGLMDKLPSIGGVNLSQMGNAQGAAEKQFKQMEAIINSMTPAERRDPELISGSRKRRIAIGSGTQVQDVGRLIKQHKQMQKMMKKFSAKGGMAKMMRGLGGMLPGGGMPKL; encoded by the coding sequence ATGTTCGAAAACCTGACCGACCGCCTGTCACAGACGCTGCGCCATGTCACCGGCAAGGCCAAGCTGACCGAAGACAACATCAAGGACACGCTGCGCGAAGTGCGCATGGCCCTGCTCGAGGCCGACGTTGCCCTGCCGGTGGTCAAGGATTTCGTCAACAGCGTCAAGGACCGTGCAGTCGGCACCGAAGTGTCGCGCAGCCTGACCCCTGGCCAGGCGTTCGTGAAGATCGTCCAGGCCGAGCTGGAAAGCCTTATGGGCGCGGCCAATGAAGACCTCGCGCTGAACGCCGCCCCGCCCGCCGTGGTGCTGATGGCCGGCCTGCAGGGCGCCGGTAAGACCACCACCGCCGGCAAGCTGGCGCGCTTCCTCAAGGAGCGCAAGAAAAAGAGCGTGATGGTAGTGTCCGCCGACGTCTACCGCCCGGCGGCGATCAAGCAGCTGGAAACCCTGGCCAACGACATCGGTGTCACCTTCTTCCCGTCCGACATCAGCCAGAAGCCGGTGGCCATCGCTGAAGCGGCCATCCGCGAAGCCAAGCTGAAGTTCATCGATGTGGTCATCGTCGACACCGCCGGCCGTCTGCACATCGACGCCGACATGATGGACGAGATCAAGGCGCTGCACGCCGCGGTCAAGCCGATCGAGACCCTGTTCGTGGTCGACGCCATGACCGGCCAGGACGCCGCCAACACCGCCAAGGCGTTTGGCGAGGCGCTGCCGCTGACCGGCGTGGTGCTGACCAAGGTCGACGGTGACGCCCGTGGCGGTGCCGCGCTGTCGGTGCGTGCCATCACCGGCAAGCCGATCAAGTTCATCGGTATGGGCGAGAAGACCGAAGCCCTCGAACCATTCCACCCCGACCGTGTCGCCTCGCGCATCCTCGGCATGGGTGACGTGCTCAGCCTGATCGAGCAGGCCGAGCAGAACATCGACAAGGCCAAGGCCGACAAGCTGGCCAAGAAGCTGAAGAAGGGCAAGGGCTTCGACCTCGAAGACTTCCGCGATCAGCTGCAGCAGATGAAGAACATGGGCGGCCTCGGCGGCCTGATGGACAAGCTGCCGAGCATCGGCGGGGTCAACCTGTCGCAGATGGGCAACGCCCAGGGCGCGGCCGAGAAGCAGTTCAAGCAGATGGAAGCGATCATCAACTCCATGACCCCGGCCGAGCGCCGTGATCCAGAGTTGATCAGCGGCTCGCGCAAGCGCCGTATCGCCATCGGTTCCGGCACCCAGGTGCAGGACGTCGGCCGCCTGATCAAGCAGCACAAGCAAATGCAGAAGATGATGAAGAAATTCTCCGCCAAGGGCGGCATGGCCAAGATGATGCGCGGCCTGGGCGGGATGCTGCCGGGCGGCGGCATGCCGAAGCTGTAA
- a CDS encoding transporter associated domain-containing protein, giving the protein MDTLPYAPLFGTLALALLWSSLFTAVDAARLQLNGALRAGEDGQPVLPAQALVLCASLGKLLVLGLACLVGQRHSGEHGFWLAGLAATLTLLVFAEYLPRRLARRNPQAFVSLGASLLKVPLTLLQPLACLLDGVAKLILRPFRVQPTAVALHPQEADEFDEDEEHEAPRHGLLDGLQSLDKMTVNDILVPRNEVDGISLDEPIERIIEQLIVSRHTRLPVYHSDINQVEAILNTKLISHLLPKAELTLETLLGACYEPYFVPESTPLQMQLLNFHKQQRRLGVVVDEYGEVLGIVTLEDILEEIVGEFEDEHSLVNPHVHPQPDGTFVIDGTASLREINRSLGWHLPCDGGPKTLNGLVTEALESIPESAVCLKIGRYRLEILETEDNCASKVLVWTVTR; this is encoded by the coding sequence ATGGATACCCTGCCGTACGCACCGCTATTCGGCACCCTGGCACTGGCGCTGTTGTGGTCGTCGCTATTCACTGCGGTGGATGCCGCCCGCCTGCAACTCAATGGCGCGCTGCGCGCCGGCGAGGACGGCCAGCCCGTGCTGCCGGCCCAGGCCCTGGTGCTGTGCGCCAGCCTGGGCAAGCTGCTGGTGCTGGGCCTGGCCTGCCTGGTCGGCCAGCGCCATAGCGGCGAACACGGCTTCTGGCTGGCCGGGCTGGCCGCCACCCTCACCTTGCTGGTGTTCGCCGAATACCTGCCGCGGCGCCTGGCCCGGCGCAACCCGCAGGCGTTCGTCAGCCTCGGCGCCAGCCTGCTGAAAGTGCCCCTCACCCTGCTGCAACCACTGGCCTGCCTGCTGGATGGCGTTGCCAAGCTGATCCTGCGTCCGTTCCGCGTGCAACCCACGGCCGTGGCCCTGCACCCGCAGGAAGCCGACGAGTTCGACGAGGACGAGGAACACGAAGCGCCGCGCCACGGCCTGCTCGACGGCCTGCAGTCACTGGACAAGATGACCGTCAACGACATCCTGGTACCGCGCAACGAAGTGGACGGCATCAGCCTCGACGAGCCGATCGAGCGCATCATCGAGCAACTGATCGTCAGCCGCCACACCCGCCTGCCGGTGTACCACAGCGACATCAACCAGGTTGAAGCGATCCTCAACACCAAGCTGATCAGCCACCTGCTGCCCAAGGCCGAGCTGACCCTGGAGACGCTGCTCGGCGCCTGCTACGAGCCCTATTTCGTGCCGGAGAGCACGCCCCTGCAAATGCAGCTGCTGAACTTCCACAAGCAGCAGCGCCGCCTGGGCGTGGTGGTGGACGAGTACGGCGAAGTGCTGGGCATCGTCACCCTGGAAGACATCCTCGAAGAGATCGTTGGCGAGTTCGAGGATGAACACAGTTTGGTCAACCCCCATGTGCACCCGCAGCCCGATGGCACCTTCGTCATCGACGGCACCGCTTCGCTACGCGAAATCAACCGCAGCCTGGGCTGGCACCTGCCCTGCGACGGCGGGCCGAAAACCCTCAACGGGCTGGTCACCGAGGCGCTGGAAAGCATCCCGGAAAGCGCCGTTTGCCTGAAGATCGGCCGCTATCGCCTGGAAATCCTCGAAACAGAGGACAATTGTGCCAGCAAGGTACTGGTGTGGACCGTGACCCGATAG
- a CDS encoding cytochrome C assembly family protein yields MFSSPSLLPNLIAAGLYIAAAIYQGSYLARNRKADKRLLALLGAFAVLAQAGALFFQLITPLGLSLDFFSAASLIAVAVIALTLLACLRIPVENLLVLLFPLGAVTALLAQFAPPGTVPLVNEEPGILAHILLSILAYGLFTIAVFQALLLLLQDRQLKNKHPSGLIRNFPPLQTMESLLFGFLWAGWCLLSLSLISGWLFLDNLFAQHLAHKTLLACVAWVVFSVLLWGRTRLGWRGHKAIRWTLAGFCLLMLAYFGSKLVREFILHI; encoded by the coding sequence ATGTTCTCCTCACCCAGCCTCCTCCCCAACCTGATCGCCGCCGGCCTATATATAGCCGCGGCCATCTACCAGGGTTCCTACCTTGCCCGTAACCGCAAGGCCGACAAGCGCCTGCTTGCCCTGCTGGGTGCCTTCGCGGTGCTCGCCCAGGCCGGTGCGCTGTTCTTCCAGCTGATCACCCCGCTGGGCCTGAGCCTGGACTTCTTCAGTGCCGCCAGCCTGATCGCCGTGGCGGTCATCGCCCTGACCCTGCTGGCCTGCTTGCGCATACCCGTGGAGAACCTGCTGGTGCTGCTGTTCCCGCTGGGTGCGGTGACTGCGCTGCTGGCCCAGTTCGCGCCCCCTGGCACGGTACCGCTGGTAAACGAAGAGCCGGGCATCCTCGCGCATATCCTGCTGTCGATCCTGGCCTACGGGCTGTTCACCATCGCGGTGTTCCAGGCGCTGTTGTTGCTGCTGCAGGACCGCCAGTTGAAGAACAAGCACCCGTCCGGGCTGATCCGCAACTTCCCGCCGCTGCAAACCATGGAAAGCCTGCTGTTCGGCTTCCTCTGGGCCGGCTGGTGCCTGCTGTCGCTGTCGCTGATCTCCGGCTGGCTGTTCCTCGACAACCTGTTCGCCCAGCACCTGGCACACAAGACCCTGCTGGCCTGTGTCGCCTGGGTAGTGTTCAGCGTACTGTTGTGGGGCCGCACCCGCCTGGGCTGGCGTGGCCACAAGGCCATCCGCTGGACGCTGGCCGGTTTCTGCCTGCTGATGCTGGCCTATTTCGGCAGCAAGCTGGTTCGCGAATTCATCCTGCATATCTGA